A portion of the Flavobacterium magnum genome contains these proteins:
- a CDS encoding putative porin, whose protein sequence is MTKKLFVFFIFMMCGSVFAQKTPLRTKDLQQLPAGNTVTRTPGNTQSTADNAPKATIDMYKVITADRDTTYIDTSLTIYKDYIFNYLRKDNFGLLPFANDGQTYNTLQYSLRTFSPYPEFGFRAKHFNYLEVGDMRYFSVPTPLTELYFKTVQEQGQSLDAFITLNTHERLNFSIAYKGLRSLGKYVNQLASTGNFRFTTNYITKSGRYRLNAHFTGQDLLNQENGGITDTGDFESGNDDFKDRARLEVYLQDAESFLKGNRYFVDHAFRVNANDNQNNLYLTHQFNFENKIFEFRELTLSGRFGQSYVAGNINDKTSYDRMYNKVGAIYENKTLGQIGFYVDDFNYNYHYNTIIVNSSGVVPSRLKDGINTFGAQYAYRTKSWNGKALYSNSITSQGLSNIDISLSWKPDDYNVISFQVQKMNKLPDLNYNLYQSSYIAYNWSNDFKTEKINNLIVKADTQWAAAELQLSVFKDQLFYSNDSADPEVLLVTPKQYSGTINYLSLKVSKEVKYGKLALDNTLLYQKTAQDDDVLNVPQFVTRNTLYYSDYFFKKAMFVQTGVTFSYFTKYFANDYNPVLGEFYVQQQKEIGNFPVVDFFVNARVRQTRIYLKAEHFNSAMTGNNFYSAPNYPYRDFVVRFGLVWNFFQ, encoded by the coding sequence ATGACAAAGAAACTTTTTGTGTTTTTTATTTTTATGATGTGTGGGTCTGTATTTGCGCAGAAAACACCGCTCAGGACAAAGGATTTGCAGCAGCTTCCTGCCGGAAATACAGTCACCCGGACTCCGGGGAACACCCAAAGCACCGCCGACAATGCGCCGAAAGCCACCATTGATATGTATAAGGTTATTACGGCGGATCGCGATACCACTTATATCGATACGTCGCTGACCATCTACAAAGATTATATTTTCAATTATCTCAGGAAGGACAATTTCGGGTTGCTGCCGTTTGCGAACGACGGGCAGACCTACAACACACTGCAGTACAGCCTGAGGACTTTTTCTCCTTATCCGGAATTTGGCTTCCGGGCAAAGCACTTCAATTATCTGGAAGTAGGGGATATGCGTTATTTTTCGGTGCCGACACCGCTGACCGAACTGTACTTCAAAACAGTCCAGGAGCAGGGGCAGTCGCTCGACGCCTTCATTACGCTCAATACCCATGAGCGGCTTAATTTCTCTATCGCATATAAGGGATTGCGGTCTTTGGGCAAATACGTAAATCAACTGGCTAGTACAGGGAATTTCAGGTTTACGACCAATTATATCACCAAAAGCGGACGGTACCGCCTGAATGCCCATTTCACGGGACAGGACTTGCTGAACCAGGAAAATGGCGGCATTACCGACACCGGGGACTTTGAAAGCGGCAATGACGACTTCAAGGACCGCGCCAGGCTCGAGGTATACCTTCAGGATGCTGAATCGTTCCTTAAAGGCAACCGTTATTTCGTGGACCATGCGTTCAGGGTCAATGCCAATGACAATCAAAACAACCTGTACCTGACCCATCAGTTCAATTTTGAGAATAAGATTTTTGAATTCAGGGAGTTGACGCTGAGTGGTCGTTTCGGTCAATCGTATGTTGCCGGCAATATCAACGATAAGACCAGTTATGACCGTATGTATAATAAGGTAGGCGCAATTTACGAAAACAAGACGTTGGGCCAGATCGGTTTTTATGTAGATGATTTCAATTACAATTATCATTACAATACAATTATCGTAAACAGTTCAGGCGTGGTGCCGTCGCGGTTGAAAGATGGCATTAACACGTTTGGGGCACAGTATGCTTACCGCACGAAAAGCTGGAATGGAAAGGCGCTGTATTCCAATTCGATTACGAGCCAGGGTCTTTCGAACATCGATATTTCGCTAAGCTGGAAGCCCGATGATTATAATGTGATTTCATTCCAGGTCCAGAAAATGAACAAGCTGCCGGATCTCAATTATAATCTGTACCAGAGCAGCTATATTGCCTACAACTGGAGTAACGATTTCAAGACCGAAAAAATCAACAATCTCATTGTAAAGGCTGATACGCAGTGGGCGGCTGCCGAATTGCAGCTGTCAGTCTTCAAGGATCAACTGTTTTACAGCAATGACAGTGCCGATCCGGAAGTGCTGCTTGTGACGCCGAAACAATACAGCGGTACGATCAACTACCTGTCGCTGAAGGTATCGAAAGAAGTCAAATACGGGAAACTGGCTTTGGATAACACCCTGCTGTACCAGAAAACAGCCCAGGATGACGATGTCCTGAATGTCCCGCAATTCGTGACGCGCAACACCTTATATTATAGCGACTACTTTTTTAAAAAGGCGATGTTCGTGCAAACGGGTGTTACATTCAGTTACTTCACCAAATATTTTGCTAACGACTACAATCCGGTGTTGGGCGAATTTTATGTACAGCAACAAAAAGAGATTGGGAACTTTCCTGTAGTGGACTTCTTTGTGAACGCGCGCGTGCGCCAAACCCGTATTTATCTTAAAGCCGAACACTTCAACTCGGCAATGACGGGTAATAATTTTTACTCGGCCCCAAATTATCCTTACCGCGACTTCGTGGTGCGGTTCGGATTGGTATGGAATTTCTTCCAGTAA
- a CDS encoding T9SS sorting signal type C domain-containing protein, giving the protein MQRILLLFENGSTYPKRIKLLLAVLLLCVANFVTAQSNGIYESYAILSINGGANAYYDMNAATANPDFQGANLGTFTLGTNSLVVKGGQNKTFKCSGGDITNGHLRWRVWLTSAGASGTFNTENYGFVSNDGGGCGGNQTWEGTGGTTNIIAGRVPGNYTLEVYSDADGVPGTVFSSNGGNNYKATFTVQADPALPVLVSSTTGLTTLTGYATLKAAFDAVNAGTHTGVISIYIGGNTTEAAIASLNASGSGSASYTSMSIVPVGGGARTITGSMATELILFNGADNVTVDGLNTGGNSLTISNTSIAATSGTSTLKFIGGATSNTITNCNVLGSATMSVVTNGGTIFFSTDGITANGNDNNTISNCNIGPAGGNLPSKAIYGNGSTTTTAIGNSGIVITNNNIFDFFAPAVTSAGINVSGGCNTWSITNNRFYQTGTRTWTAGAQHSPIWISATTATSGAQTFTITGNIIGYASNTQTGTYTLTGAGSSARFWGIHFNGISTGAATTISNNTVAAVSMTGVTSSGSGTSSPFMGIFFQEGNGLTNGNTIGSQSATGSLVFSTTTTGATDAYGIFNFTSNTWTSSNNNIGGISVTNLGASGTFIVYGIRAFTGTTVLWTAAGNNIGGTVANSIQLNATGASSQVVGMFTSNAPSLLTGNTIRNLTSNIGTGTGTAASVIGILTTASSASGTLSQNSIFNLTNTNASAASTVTGIQYGGTTTGIIERNLIYGLTAATNAATAEINGIRVGSGTSVYKNNMIAIGDGIANAIQVNGINEPAGTDSFFNNSVYIGGAPTAGTANSFAFNSSVTTNTRSFRDNIFVNNRSNNGATGKNYIVRVGGTAANPAGLTINNNIYNATGTGAVFGLFNALDVISLPAWRTAVGQDADSFDTDPKFVAPANAIPNLHINPAVASAAEANGFLIASVTDDFDGQTRSGLTPTDIGADAGNFTGLDLAAPVISYTTLSNDVVNTTRAFTNVTITDVTGVNVTPGTKPRLYYKKSADANDLTGWKFVEANGTTSPFDFTIDYSLLNAGSVSVNDVIQYFVVAQDTAGPNVGINSGTFNTPATSVALASGQFPITGTINSYSVLTALSGIKTVCPSGCDYPTLTVAGGAFSAVNSSIVTGNVTLQIAGDLTAETGAVTLNEFAAPYSVTIKPVGSARAISGTSSTTLIMLFGADNVIIDGSLGSTANTICPASSATRDLTITNTNSSTTSGVIGITNNGTNGASNNTIKNCNIVGNSNTTTRTGIGSVNTGATGGNNNNSFINNNLSKSLFGISVQGLSAVAKNSGTTINQNVIATASPNNVQIGGIFVGFETGDTISGNTVSGINSATDAFGISLGLNSWLATTTTGSEVVNTTISNNIIGTVQNTGTNSSAGILVGPAASGTNRIINNEVYGVIGNATVGDITTGIFVIPATGSSLQVYHNTVSMTGDRGTGTTGSSLALAVGGADTAIDIRNNIFVNKQTTVAAGKSYAIGFGYSTFANLTSNNNNFFTSGANANFAVTSALNTGTDRTSLANLQAATGKDAASLNINAVFTSSNDLRPAANLTNVPLTNAGADLSAVVPSDIDCAARSTTPSLGFKEFSVDVCSGANAGTASAALSIICGSGSTTISSAGYSTGLNTTYLWQSSVDAAFTTPVDIGVASANYSSLNTGTITSTTYYRLVVECTAVPVTNISNVVTVTVNTVPVVNVTPPSATICSGGTVNLVANGATTYSWSPGTGLDATTGASVNANPTVTTTYTVIGTTNGCASAPVNVTVTVNPVPLTPVAGSNTPVCEGGTLNLTSSIVTLPGYTMNGNSGVSFIDISGTGTSAGTIADDSEHNLTIPSFTFNGVAYTTARVGNNGVLVFGTTTGDIIFNNSALPQGIAASTTATSGLITGTGNSLAAIVANWDDMQPLDASSTIKTQTVGNLYIIQWSNEDNFNAAGSGTITFQIQLDTTTGQIHLVYPDLTYGVPAFDAAASATIGLNYSASSALQYSFNTASIVDGQSVTFTPNTVNYSWTGPNSFSSSLQNPSISNVTTAASGTYVVTATNPNTGCFSTASTVVAVTPAAVGGSVTGGTTICSGSTSGILTLSGDTGTIVRWESSVSPFITWSPIANTTHTYTSGALTQTMRFRAVLQNGACTPVNSNYTTVTVDAPSVGGSVTGGTSVCSGATSGLLTLAGETGAVVRWESSVSPFTTWSPIVNTANTYTSGVLTQDTAFRAMVQNGVCGEANSSATTVTVSPISVGGAVNGGSSVCSGSNSGILTLSGHTGSVVRWESSVSPFTTWTPIANTNTTYVSGAITVETHFRAVVQSGSCSEATSSETIVTVGGSSTTWSSGSWSNGVPNSTSAAVINGNFTAAADLYACTLTIQSGTVSFAGGFDAYVNGKVTVTSGTLTFEDGSDLVQTNEIANTGNIKYKRTANLIRQDYVYWSSPVSGQLLQAFSPNTLNTRFYNLNEPSNSFAQIASPSTTAFEAARGYMIRAANNHPAVLTPWTGTFTGVPNNGLQTIPVTVTGQGYNMIGNPYPSTIDADLYLAEPGNAGTLYFWTHISQAAASGANYASYNLSGGTAAQAGGDVPTGVIRGGQGFVQLKTSAGNATFTNAMRTADGGSFYRSSNTVEKHRMWFNLSTPSHAMNQILIGYIDGATMGVDSQYDGKLIEGGASISSIIGDTNYLIQGRSLPFVDTDVVPLNFNADTAGVYTISLDHVDGLFEGNQNIYLKDNFTATVHDIKQGGYTFTSAPGAFADRFEVVYQASPLAVEDPVFDSKSIVVYKDQGIIHINSGQVEMSGVKVFDIRGRLIYRKDGINANDTLLENLRAEEQVLLVRITSTDNVTVTRKVAN; this is encoded by the coding sequence ATGCAACGAATTTTACTACTATTCGAAAATGGCAGTACTTATCCTAAAAGGATAAAATTATTGCTGGCCGTGTTGCTGCTGTGTGTCGCGAATTTCGTGACTGCGCAGTCAAACGGTATTTATGAAAGTTATGCGATCCTAAGTATCAACGGTGGTGCCAATGCCTACTATGATATGAATGCGGCAACCGCTAATCCTGATTTTCAAGGGGCAAACCTCGGAACATTTACACTTGGCACGAATTCCCTGGTGGTGAAAGGAGGTCAGAATAAGACTTTCAAATGCAGTGGGGGCGACATTACCAACGGTCACCTGAGGTGGCGCGTCTGGTTGACCAGTGCAGGCGCTTCGGGTACATTCAATACAGAGAATTACGGATTCGTATCCAATGATGGCGGTGGTTGTGGGGGAAACCAGACATGGGAAGGTACCGGCGGTACAACAAACATCATTGCAGGAAGAGTTCCCGGTAATTATACTTTGGAAGTTTATTCTGATGCAGATGGCGTACCGGGAACCGTTTTTTCAAGTAACGGCGGTAATAATTATAAGGCCACCTTTACAGTACAGGCTGATCCCGCTTTACCGGTATTGGTCTCTTCAACTACCGGACTCACTACTTTGACAGGTTATGCTACATTAAAGGCCGCTTTTGATGCGGTGAATGCAGGAACACACACAGGAGTTATTTCCATATATATAGGAGGGAATACAACCGAGGCAGCGATTGCGTCATTAAATGCCAGCGGTTCAGGTTCCGCCTCTTATACGTCAATGAGTATTGTTCCTGTGGGAGGCGGCGCACGTACCATTACGGGCTCTATGGCTACTGAACTGATTTTGTTCAATGGTGCCGATAATGTAACGGTTGATGGTTTGAATACCGGGGGTAACTCACTTACGATTTCAAACACCAGTATCGCGGCTACTTCGGGGACCAGTACCCTGAAATTTATTGGTGGTGCCACTTCGAATACCATTACAAATTGTAATGTATTGGGTTCAGCCACGATGTCGGTTGTTACAAACGGTGGGACGATCTTTTTCAGTACCGATGGTATCACGGCAAACGGAAACGACAACAACACCATTTCAAATTGTAATATCGGGCCTGCGGGAGGTAACCTGCCTTCTAAAGCAATATACGGAAACGGTTCAACGACCACCACGGCAATTGGGAACAGTGGTATCGTAATCACCAACAACAATATTTTTGACTTCTTTGCTCCCGCTGTTACGAGTGCAGGTATTAACGTTTCGGGAGGGTGTAATACCTGGAGTATTACCAATAACAGGTTTTACCAGACCGGCACCCGCACCTGGACCGCCGGCGCGCAGCATTCCCCGATCTGGATATCGGCAACGACGGCCACAAGCGGTGCCCAGACCTTTACCATTACAGGAAACATCATTGGATATGCGTCAAATACGCAAACAGGTACTTACACTTTAACAGGTGCCGGTAGCAGTGCGCGTTTTTGGGGTATCCATTTCAACGGAATTTCAACAGGTGCTGCAACTACGATTTCAAACAACACTGTTGCTGCTGTAAGCATGACCGGGGTTACATCTTCAGGCTCAGGTACCAGCAGCCCGTTCATGGGAATTTTTTTCCAGGAAGGTAACGGGTTAACGAATGGTAATACTATAGGAAGTCAGTCGGCCACAGGATCACTGGTGTTCTCTACTACTACAACCGGTGCGACCGATGCATACGGTATTTTTAACTTTACGTCAAATACATGGACTTCAAGCAATAATAATATCGGGGGTATTTCTGTAACCAACCTTGGTGCTTCGGGAACTTTTATAGTTTACGGTATCAGGGCCTTTACTGGAACTACGGTATTGTGGACTGCCGCGGGCAATAACATTGGTGGAACGGTAGCCAATTCAATACAGCTGAATGCTACAGGAGCTTCATCTCAGGTAGTAGGGATGTTTACGAGTAACGCGCCTTCATTGCTCACTGGCAATACTATCAGGAACCTTACCAGTAATATTGGTACGGGTACAGGGACGGCTGCTTCGGTGATTGGAATTCTTACTACAGCGAGCAGTGCCAGCGGCACACTTTCACAGAATAGCATTTTCAACCTCACAAACACCAATGCCAGCGCAGCGTCCACGGTGACAGGTATACAATATGGAGGGACCACAACCGGAATAATTGAGAGGAATTTGATTTATGGTCTTACTGCCGCCACAAATGCGGCTACTGCGGAAATCAACGGAATCCGGGTAGGAAGCGGTACCAGCGTTTATAAGAATAACATGATTGCCATCGGGGATGGGATTGCCAATGCGATCCAGGTTAACGGGATTAATGAGCCTGCAGGAACCGATAGTTTCTTTAATAACAGTGTTTATATCGGGGGCGCCCCAACTGCCGGAACTGCAAACTCATTTGCGTTCAACAGTTCGGTTACCACAAATACCAGGTCGTTCAGGGATAACATTTTTGTAAACAACCGGTCAAACAACGGAGCGACCGGGAAGAACTACATCGTAAGGGTAGGAGGCACCGCTGCAAACCCAGCAGGATTAACAATCAATAATAACATTTATAATGCTACGGGCACCGGTGCGGTGTTTGGATTGTTCAATGCGCTGGACGTGATTTCGCTGCCCGCGTGGAGAACAGCAGTAGGGCAGGATGCCGACAGCTTCGACACCGATCCGAAGTTTGTAGCGCCTGCGAACGCAATACCTAATCTGCATATCAACCCGGCGGTTGCATCCGCTGCTGAAGCAAACGGGTTCCTTATTGCGTCTGTTACGGATGATTTTGACGGACAAACACGCTCCGGCCTGACACCAACCGATATTGGTGCCGACGCCGGCAACTTTACAGGATTGGATCTTGCCGCTCCGGTCATAAGCTATACAACTCTTAGCAACGATGTAGTAAATACTACCAGGGCATTCACAAATGTTACCATTACCGATGTAACCGGTGTTAATGTAACCCCGGGCACTAAGCCGCGTTTGTATTACAAAAAGTCAGCCGATGCGAATGACCTTACAGGGTGGAAATTTGTGGAAGCCAATGGGACGACCTCTCCATTTGATTTTACAATCGATTATTCATTACTGAATGCAGGTTCGGTTTCCGTCAATGATGTAATTCAGTATTTCGTGGTGGCCCAGGACACGGCGGGACCGAATGTCGGTATCAACTCAGGCACATTCAATACCCCGGCCACGAGTGTTGCGCTTGCTTCGGGACAGTTCCCGATTACCGGTACAATCAATTCTTATAGCGTATTGACTGCGCTCAGTGGGATAAAGACGGTTTGTCCTTCCGGGTGTGATTATCCAACGCTGACTGTAGCAGGCGGTGCCTTTTCGGCTGTCAATAGCAGTATCGTTACCGGAAATGTCACGTTACAGATTGCAGGTGACCTTACTGCGGAAACGGGCGCGGTTACCTTAAATGAATTTGCTGCCCCTTATAGCGTCACAATCAAACCCGTCGGAAGCGCCCGTGCTATTTCCGGAACCTCTTCGACGACATTGATTATGTTATTTGGCGCCGACAATGTGATCATTGACGGCTCGCTTGGAAGCACAGCCAACACCATATGCCCTGCAAGTTCGGCTACGAGAGATCTTACCATTACGAATACGAACTCAAGCACTACATCAGGGGTTATCGGAATAACAAACAACGGAACCAATGGCGCCTCAAATAACACGATTAAGAACTGTAATATTGTTGGGAATTCCAACACGACTACCCGTACCGGTATCGGATCGGTTAATACTGGGGCTACCGGAGGGAATAATAACAACTCCTTTATCAATAATAATCTATCCAAATCACTATTTGGTATTTCTGTACAGGGTTTGAGTGCTGTAGCCAAAAATTCAGGGACTACAATAAACCAGAATGTTATTGCGACTGCATCACCAAACAATGTTCAGATTGGCGGTATCTTTGTAGGATTTGAAACCGGTGACACGATTTCAGGCAATACGGTTTCAGGAATTAATTCCGCTACAGACGCGTTTGGAATTTCCCTCGGGTTGAATTCGTGGCTTGCTACTACCACTACGGGAAGCGAAGTGGTAAACACGACTATCAGTAATAATATTATCGGGACCGTTCAAAATACGGGAACCAATAGTTCTGCCGGTATTCTTGTAGGCCCTGCGGCATCGGGAACAAACCGGATTATAAATAATGAGGTCTACGGCGTTATCGGAAATGCCACTGTTGGCGACATCACTACGGGTATTTTTGTGATCCCGGCCACTGGTTCTTCCCTTCAGGTATATCACAATACCGTTTCCATGACGGGAGACAGAGGTACCGGAACTACCGGTTCAAGTCTGGCCTTAGCCGTTGGAGGTGCAGATACGGCGATTGATATCAGAAACAATATTTTTGTGAATAAGCAGACAACTGTAGCCGCTGGAAAATCCTATGCTATCGGTTTTGGATATTCGACGTTTGCTAATCTTACCTCGAACAATAACAATTTCTTTACATCGGGAGCAAATGCTAATTTCGCTGTAACTTCTGCATTAAACACAGGTACGGACCGGACAAGTTTGGCCAATTTGCAGGCAGCCACCGGAAAAGACGCGGCGTCATTAAATATTAATGCGGTGTTTACTTCCTCGAATGATCTGAGGCCTGCTGCAAATCTGACCAATGTACCGCTAACCAATGCCGGTGCGGATCTAAGTGCGGTTGTGCCCTCAGATATCGATTGCGCTGCCAGGAGTACCACCCCAAGCTTAGGATTTAAGGAATTTTCTGTAGATGTCTGCTCCGGTGCCAATGCAGGTACCGCGTCCGCAGCCCTGTCCATTATTTGTGGTTCCGGTTCAACGACCATTTCATCAGCCGGATATTCAACAGGATTGAATACAACATACTTGTGGCAATCATCCGTAGATGCTGCATTTACGACTCCTGTCGATATAGGAGTTGCCTCTGCCAATTACAGCAGTTTGAATACGGGTACCATCACTTCAACGACATATTATCGTTTGGTTGTTGAATGTACAGCAGTGCCTGTAACCAACATTTCAAATGTTGTTACGGTAACGGTCAACACGGTGCCTGTGGTGAACGTAACCCCGCCATCAGCAACAATTTGTTCAGGCGGAACGGTAAACCTTGTGGCCAACGGAGCAACAACATACAGCTGGTCTCCGGGTACAGGACTTGATGCCACAACAGGGGCGTCAGTCAATGCAAATCCAACAGTTACTACCACCTATACGGTTATTGGTACGACCAATGGATGCGCTTCTGCACCTGTAAATGTAACTGTCACGGTAAATCCTGTTCCTCTAACCCCTGTTGCAGGGTCAAACACCCCGGTTTGTGAAGGAGGTACTTTAAATTTAACCTCTTCGATAGTAACGTTGCCGGGTTATACAATGAACGGAAATAGTGGCGTAAGTTTCATAGATATCAGTGGTACAGGAACTTCAGCAGGAACTATTGCAGATGATTCTGAGCATAATCTCACCATCCCGTCATTTACTTTCAATGGTGTGGCTTATACGACAGCCAGGGTAGGTAATAACGGAGTTTTGGTATTCGGTACAACAACGGGAGATATTATCTTTAATAATTCTGCGTTGCCCCAGGGTATTGCTGCCAGTACAACTGCTACAAGCGGACTTATTACCGGTACAGGTAATTCACTGGCTGCAATTGTAGCAAACTGGGACGATATGCAGCCATTGGATGCAAGCAGTACGATCAAAACGCAGACTGTTGGAAATTTGTATATTATTCAATGGTCTAATGAAGATAATTTTAACGCTGCGGGTTCCGGAACGATTACTTTCCAGATACAATTGGATACTACCACAGGACAGATACATCTTGTTTATCCGGATCTTACTTATGGCGTGCCTGCGTTTGATGCTGCGGCCAGTGCTACTATCGGATTAAATTACAGTGCTTCATCAGCATTACAGTATTCGTTTAATACAGCCAGTATTGTAGACGGACAGAGTGTAACTTTTACACCGAATACTGTGAATTATTCATGGACAGGTCCAAATTCATTCTCTTCGTCATTGCAGAATCCGTCTATATCAAATGTGACTACTGCTGCGTCAGGTACTTATGTCGTAACGGCAACCAACCCTAATACAGGTTGTTTCTCAACAGCTAGCACGGTTGTGGCAGTTACGCCTGCTGCCGTGGGAGGAAGTGTTACTGGAGGAACTACAATCTGTTCAGGTTCTACAAGTGGGATTTTGACGTTAAGTGGTGATACCGGTACTATAGTAAGATGGGAAAGTTCAGTTAGCCCATTTATAACATGGTCACCAATAGCCAATACTACACATACTTATACTTCAGGAGCGCTCACGCAAACAATGAGATTCAGGGCCGTTTTACAAAATGGTGCCTGTACTCCGGTTAATTCAAACTATACCACAGTAACTGTTGATGCGCCTTCAGTAGGAGGCAGTGTTACAGGAGGAACATCAGTATGTTCCGGTGCTACAAGTGGACTTTTAACTTTGGCAGGAGAAACAGGTGCGGTAGTTAGATGGGAAAGTTCAGTTAGTCCTTTCACAACCTGGTCTCCAATAGTTAATACTGCAAATACATATACCTCAGGAGTTCTTACGCAGGATACTGCGTTTAGGGCAATGGTTCAAAATGGTGTTTGTGGAGAAGCAAATTCTTCTGCTACTACAGTTACTGTCAGTCCGATATCAGTTGGAGGCGCTGTAAATGGTGGTTCATCTGTATGTTCAGGGTCGAACAGCGGCATACTTACATTATCGGGTCATACGGGATCTGTGGTAAGATGGGAAAGTTCAGTTAGTCCTTTTACAACATGGACTCCTATAGCCAACACCAACACTACTTATGTTTCCGGTGCAATTACTGTAGAAACGCATTTCCGTGCCGTTGTCCAGAGTGGTTCATGTTCAGAGGCTACTTCGTCTGAGACAATCGTTACGGTTGGCGGAAGTAGTACGACCTGGTCATCCGGATCATGGAGTAATGGAGTGCCTAATTCAACCAGTGCGGCTGTCATTAATGGTAATTTTACTGCTGCTGCAGACCTTTATGCCTGTACCTTGACAATCCAAAGTGGAACGGTTTCGTTTGCCGGAGGATTCGATGCTTACGTAAACGGTAAGGTTACTGTAACCAGCGGAACATTAACTTTTGAGGATGGTTCTGACCTTGTGCAGACGAATGAGATAGCCAACACAGGTAATATTAAGTACAAGCGTACTGCCAACCTGATCCGTCAGGATTATGTTTACTGGTCATCACCGGTATCAGGACAGTTGCTTCAGGCATTTTCTCCGAACACGTTGAATACACGTTTCTATAACCTCAACGAGCCTTCAAACAGCTTCGCGCAGATCGCGTCGCCGTCTACAACGGCATTTGAGGCTGCCCGAGGTTATATGATCCGTGCTGCGAACAACCATCCGGCGGTACTTACGCCGTGGACGGGAACATTCACAGGTGTGCCCAACAATGGTCTGCAGACCATCCCTGTGACTGTTACCGGGCAGGGATACAACATGATCGGAAACCCTTATCCGTCTACGATAGATGCGGACCTGTACCTTGCCGAGCCAGGTAACGCGGGCACACTGTACTTCTGGACGCACATCAGCCAGGCGGCCGCCTCAGGAGCGAACTATGCAAGCTATAATCTTTCCGGAGGAACAGCTGCACAGGCAGGGGGCGATGTCCCTACGGGCGTTATACGTGGAGGCCAGGGGTTTGTGCAGTTGAAAACTTCGGCAGGTAACGCTACTTTCACCAACGCGATGAGGACTGCTGACGGCGGATCATTTTATAGGAGCAGTAATACCGTTGAAAAGCACCGTATGTGGTTCAACCTGAGTACACCGTCACATGCAATGAACCAAATCCTTATAGGTTATATCGACGGCGCTACTATGGGAGTGGATAGCCAGTACGATGGTAAGCTTATTGAGGGAGGCGCATCAATCTCGAGCATCATTGGCGATACGAACTATCTGATTCAGGGACGGTCACTTCCATTTGTTGATACCGACGTCGTGCCGCTTAACTTCAATGCCGATACGGCTGGTGTTTACACTATATCACTTGATCACGTTGACGGCCTGTTTGAAGGCAATCAGAACATTTACCTGAAGGACAACTTTACCGCTACAGTGCACGATATCAAGCAGGGCGGTTACACTTTCACTTCAGCCCCAGGCGCATTTGCCGACAGGTTTGAAGTGGTTTACCAAGCTTCGCCGCTTGCAGTAGAAGACCCTGTTTTTGATTCAAAAAGCATTGTAGTTTACAAAGACCAGGGCATAATCCACATCAATTCAGGCCAAGTTGAGATGTCAGGAGTGAAGGTCTTCGACATCCGGGGCAGGCTGATCTACAGGAAGGATGGTATAAATGCCAATGATACGTTGTTGGAAAACCTTCGTGCTGAAGAACAAGTGTTGCTCGTTCGGATCACTTCTACCGACAACGTGACGGTAACCAGGAAAGTGGCTAACTAA